The Bubalus kerabau isolate K-KA32 ecotype Philippines breed swamp buffalo chromosome 12, PCC_UOA_SB_1v2, whole genome shotgun sequence region gtagaaTACCTATCCCGGAGGAGGgtgtggaaacccactccagtattcttgcctggagaatcccatggacagaggaaactggtggcctacagtctaaagggtcacgaagggtcagacatgactgaagtgacttatcctACATTCACACACAGAATACCTATACTCCAGCTTAAATTTTAAGAAGTTCTCATTCCTTTGTTAAACAAAAATGAATCATCACACCTGTGGGCCTTCGTCTTCTGCTCTTCTAATGTTATAAGTGTACGAGGTGGTTAGTATGAGCTGTAATAGGACTGGTGTAATACTAGCTGTCTTCAACCACCAAGAATCACAGGATTCCTGGACTATACTATGGAACAATCTCTAGGTctttgtgtatgtttgtatgtgtattgGGATATTTAAGGGAGAAGTGGAAAATACAAAAGGAATACAAAAAATTAATAGTCTAACTTCAAGAATCTTAAGTAGTCTTTCAGTGGTTTTCAGTATATGGTTCTGAACCCAGAGCCTTTCAAACTTGTTAGGAATGAAATTCTCAGGCACCTCCAAGACCTACATGAATCAGAAGCTATGCTTTTGTTCAGACCCTCCCGGTGATGTTGACGCACACTCAAATTTGAGAACCCCTGCATAAGAAGAGGGCCAGAGAGAATGACAAATAATACACAGACTAACTGTACATTACACTTTGCGCCGAGTTAGCCAAGACACTTTAGGGAAATGATTATTCTTGTTCTGGGAAGCCTGGctagtttttctcttttaccttGTAAGTATTAACAATCCCCTTGGGGACCCAGTTTTCCCCCTGTCCTCTCTTCTGAAACTGGCCTTTTGTGGTTTGATGCAGTGGGCCACCATGCTGGGATGTGTCCAGGCACCCAAAGTCCTTGGATCTCTTTTTCATGTGACTGGCCTAGGACATCCTTCAcagcagttgttgttgttcatttgataAATTGCATCCAACTCTATGAGCCCAAGCACTGCAGCAGTCCAgttttccctgtcctccactctctcccagagtttgctcaaattcatgtccattgagtcagtgatgccatccaatcatctcatcctctgtcactcccttctccttttgccttcaacctttcccaggatcaggggtcttttccaattatttggttctttacatcaggtggccaaaatattggaacttcagcttcagcatcattccttctaatgaatattcactgCATATTATTTCCTCCCTTCATATTTAAAACAGTTCAACCTGCTACAAACCAGGCTTCCATGTTCCTTAGAGCAACAACCAGAGCAGATGTTTGGCTTCCACATGTACTCCTACagctaaaaatatatacaaaaaaactGTGATCCCTTCTCCCACATTTCAGTTTCTCAAAAGTATTTCCCATTTAGAATATAAACCTTTGTATAGATTTATTAGCTGATGGTTTGCAGCCATGTCAAGCATTCTTCTTTGTTCATCATTCTGGAAACATCCAGAAAAAAGAACCTATGATTGTTATCCTGGACCTGTAAAATAACACATCTTCCAACCACTCTCTGACTTCATTTCCATATTTATGTTCCAGAATCATGATCAATTTCCCAAATTCAAAACCTCAAATTCTTTTATGCCTGGGCACTGTTCCCAAGGAATTATTTATTATGCTTTCCTCATATAGTTTTTGCAGGATATTTTCTTAGCTTTACCCATTTGTCTTATTCTGGCAGTCAGGATGGGTTCAACCCATAGATAAGAAAGGCAATATGAGTTAGAGGATGGTAAATGGCTTCCTTGCAAAATGTCTCCTTTACTAGGTTTTAAGTAACGCTTGTGTTTCCATTGGCCTGTCACATTTTCCAGGTCTGATCTCTCTCCCACACCCCTGCTTCATCTTTTTAACTCCTTGCTTGATGTCATTCAACTGTCgactgaaaaaaaatgcacagtatGCGAgttttgagttaagttttatttggggcaatatAAGGAGccaaagcttaacattcagaaaacgaagatcatggcatctggtcccatcgctttgtgggaaatacatggggaaacagtggaaacagtgtcagactttattttttggggctccaatatcactgcagatggtgactgtagccatgaaattaaaagacgcttactccttggaagaaaagttatgaccaaactagatagcatattaaaaagcagagacattactttgccaacaaaggtccatctagtcaaggctatggtttttccagtagtcatgtatggatgtgagagttggactgtgaagaaagctgagcaccaaagaattgatgcttttgaactgtggtgctggagaagactcttgagagtcccttggactgcaaggaggtccaaccagtccatcctaaagaagatcagtcctgggtgttcattggaaggactgatgctaaagctgaaactccaatactttggccacctcatgcgaagagttgacttatgggaaaagaccctgatgctgggaggaattgggggcaggaggagaaggggatgacagaaaatgagatggttggatggcatcaccgactcgatggacatgagtctgagtagcctctgggagttggtgatggacggggaggcctggcgtgctgtgattcatggggtcgcaaagagtcagacacgactgagtgactgaactgaactgaactgaactgaaggagcccAGGAGatagcatttcagatagctctgagaaactgctccaaagagaaaggatatatatgattttggtgaagggtgTACATGCAATCAAACACAGACTTCTTGCAGAAGGTAGCTGCTAGTCTCATGAATGTTACTGCTAGTCATGAGCAATAGACATCACCATGAAAGATTTtactgcttttctagatatgaggaagTGCAAGagttgggctcataaaatcacctcctgaaaatatctaactatctaaagacttgttctgccagtttttccagaaacacagagtgcctcatttctgctctccaccctgaatccTTTCAGTGGGTATTGAAGGTCAGCATCTGCAGCAgctcatgatttaatccttgtagatgTAAATGGCAAATGTCAATCTGTAGGTGACACAACCTTCTAACTTGTTCTCTAATTCCataacagtgcttctcaaactttactaTGCATCCcttgtaaactttttaaaagacacattGCTGGGCCCAGGGCTGGGCATTCTGCTATCTATTGATCATCTGTTAATCTATCTTTAACTtttctttgggcttccttggtagctcagctgggaaaaaatatgcctgtaatacaggagaccctggtttgattcctgggtcaggaagatcccctggagaagggataggctacccactccagtattcttgggcttccctggtggctcagatggtaaaggattcccttggaatgcaggagacctgggttcgatccctaggttgggaagatcccctgaaggaagacatggcaacccactccagtattcttgcctggagagtccccatggacagaggagcctggcaggctatattgcttaataaatattcaatGATCAGGAAACATAGTCACAGCACTGTTAGAATTGAGCTACATTACTTGGGAAAGTTACCACCCACAACATCATATCAagaatcatattaaaaaaaaaaaaggagagagaaaaaagatcgTATTTCCTTTATCATGCAGTGGTTTGGAAAGAGCAGAATATaggaaaatttcattttatgGGTGTGTAAGAGGAGGACAAAAATTTCACAATCTACTCAAGAGGTCAAGCCTGAAAATAGGCACCCGAATAGGGACCCTGGGTCCCTGTGCCATAGCAGGAAAGAATCAAAAGACTCTTTTTCAAAATATCCTTTCTGGTGTCTCTTCATGCATTCACACCTCAGTAATTCATCCTCCACTATGCATTCAGTGTGATTCAGACTGACATCTGATTATATCATTCTCACTAAAATTCTTTAAAGAtgtcccattttccttttttcctctcatttaaaTTATATCATGGTAAGAaggacgctagtggtaaagaatccgcctgccagtgcggtagacataagaggtgtgggttcgatccctggtcagaaagactccctggagaagggcacagtgacccactccagtattcctgcctggaaaatcccataggcagaggagcctggcaggctacaaccgtagggtcataaagaatcagacatgagtaaagggacttaacacacatgcatgcaagaaCATTTAACATGAGTTCTACCTTCTTGCcagatttttaagtgtacaatagaGTACTGTTACAGGTACAGTGCTCTACAGCAGACCCCTCAGCtttattcatcttgcataactgagcGCTATACCCACTGAACAACACCTTCCCGTTTTCTCCTCTCCCTACTTCCTGTTAACCACCATGGTTTCTACTCCTATATGTTTGACTATCTTAAATTCcttatgtaagtggaatcatatggtatttgtccttctgtgaccagCTTATGTCACTTTAGCATAATGTCATCAAGATTTGTCCAAGTTGCCGCATATTACAAGACTTTCTTCTCTTATAAGGCTGagcaacattccattgtatgtatataccacattttctttaaccattcatccaTAGTTAGacaattaggttgcttccacgtcttgacTATcatgaatagtgctgcagtgaacgtgaGAGTGCTAGTATCTCCTGGATTAATACCCAgaactgggattgctggatcatatggtaattctatttttaatttttttgggaaACCCTGATAATGTTttgcatagtggctgcactatttTGCATTCTCAACAATAGAATGCAAGTGTTCCAGTGTCTTCACATCCTCATCATcacttgctctttttttcttcgTAATAGCCATCCTAACACATATGAAATGATGCCTCACTGTGgcattgatttgcatttccctgatcatCAGTGACATTGAGCAGTTTTTCATACACTTGTTGGTCATGTGTTTGTCTTCATTTGGGGAAAGATCTGTTCaagtctatttttaaattggattattcttttttattttttactattgagctgtaggagtttcttatatattttggaaattaatcctttatcagatatatggtttgcagtTTTTTTCTCTGACCAATGCATTGTAAAGGCTTCCTATTTTTCTAAAGATAAACATTCCAGTTTTACTTGACCCACAAGGCCCTGTTTGGGCTGGTGTCCACCTAGCTCTCAGCCTTATCTGGTACCACTCTCCTGTCCCTTGTTCTTTTGGTTCTTGCCCCATAGGCCTGCTTTcaattctgtattcttgccaagtGTTTCCTATCTCACAAACCTTTGCATAGCCAGTGTCTCCTCTTTCTAAAAAGCATCTCCACCTCCTGCCACTTTCCCTCTTTACCTTTCATCTTTAATAATTCAACTTAAATGTTATTCCCATACAGAACCCTTTCATGAGGCTAGACTAAATCTTCTTTGGTTCCCATACATTAATACCATAATACTCTTTGTGGTACACATCACAATTTCAATTGTTTGATTAAATGCACAATTAATTTTTCAGTGTCTGTCTCCTAAATTACCACATAGGCCCTTAAGGGCAAATAGCACATCTGTTTACTACCAACCACATCCTTAGGACCAGACACTAAACATGGGTTGAACaatctcttttgccttcaggcACCTTTCCTAATGACTGTGAGTATTTTTAGCCACCCTTCTTTTGTCAAACAGTCCATAAATCCTGGTCAACCTGGTTTTTGCACGTGACCTTTCCCATCATGACAAATGGGCCAAAAAAGCATTCGCTTTCCTGCTTCACAGATTAGAAAAGGAGCCCAAAAGAAGTTAAATCGCCAGCccaaatttgttttgtttgttagcAATTAAATTTAGAGAGCTTGTACTCCCTAGATTCTCCCTGGAGGAGTCACCTTCAGCACAGCATTACTCAGCTTGCTCAGAAGGGGAACACTCACGCCTGAGCACACCActgctctctcccttcctctgcacTAGAATTCTAAGCAGCTTACCCTTGCCTGAGTCATTCATGGAAAGCATCTGAGAACACATCGTGGAAAACACATCAGCTCATCCAGGAATGTCTTTCATCATCCTGAGCACAAAGGGTCAATGGCGTgttctaggaatttctctgaaaGGGAAGCAAGAATTCcaggcagagcagttctccccTGTCACAACCCCACTTCTTGCCCATCAACTATCTGTGGGTATATGTTGAAGTACAAAGACCAGGAAACTCTGACTGTGAATCAAaggttttccatttcttctggAAAGGAGTAATTCAACAGACACATGAACGCAGTCATGGAAATTCGGTGACCTGGAGCCTCTTAAAGCAAGCAGGTAGGAAACGAGATCCCCGCACCCCGTGCTGGGGTAGCAGAGAAAACTTGCAGAGTCATGGGGAGTATTTGTCCAAGAGATAAGTGGCTTCTGAGAAGTTTCTACAGAGCTTTGGATGCTCCTCTCCTGTAACACTCCTCCAACAAGAGCTCTGGAACAAGAGTCTTCAACACAGGCCACTCTTGGCTGCTGAAAGtttatgtgtttctgttttcataCAAGCAAGCAATTTAGCCCTGTTTAAGGTAGTATTGAAGAGGGATAAAGGACCAGTTTAGAGGCTGTTGGAGTGTTTGGAAAATCTGTGTTAAAATTTTCATGTCAAATCTATGTATGCCTCTCTTTATCAATCAGTAATTGTCAGATATCTCCTCTGAGTTCACACCTTGTTATAAAAGCAGTCAGGAAGTTAAAAaagatggctgattcatgttgatgtagggcagaaacaaacacaagattgtaaagcaattatccttcaaataaaaataaattaaaaaaaaaaaaaaggaaggtgaGGGACTAGGAAGGCAGAGTGGAAAGAACACAGGCCCTAGAGTGAGAAGAATGAATATGGTTTCAGATCTGCTTATTGGATTAACTTCCATTGGAcccatatttttatttgtaaaatgccaGTAATATTAGGAACTTCAAAAGACTATTGTAAAAACTGGGAAGAGAAATGTGTCAGGAGGAGAAAACTAGCATAGCATCTTCTTAGTGTTTTCATTTAACAGTTATTTCTGAAAACCTGTAATATACatgaatggggcttccccagtggctcagtggtaaagaacttacctgcaatgcaggagatgcaggtttgacccctgggtcaggaagatcccctggagaaggaaatggcaactcactccagtatttcttgcctggagaatcccatggtctgaggagcctagtgggctacagcccgtaccgtcacaaagaggtggacaccaCAGAAGTGACTGAATATGCGCTCATgcaatatacataaataaattcacCAGACAAAATTCAGATTCTAATGGCAGACTCTTAACTATCTGTCAAGGCTCCAGTCAACTTTTGCCTCTTCTGGTTATGCTATTCCCTTAAATAAACCTTTAATAAAATCTCAAATGCCCTTACTACATTGCATTATCTCACATATATGTTGACATGTCACCCTTTTACCCTAAACTGTGAGTTCCTCAAAACAGAGGTTATGACCTATTCACCTTTAACAGAATCTGTTAGAAGTCCTTTAATAGAAATATggcattattaaattattatccagacaagaaaaaaagtttttatgaCAAGAGAATTCTGTCCATAATCAATGTCActaatttagtaaaaaaaaaaaaaattccctggagCTAAAGAGAGCCATCTTGGGATTGTCCTTCTGCTTATATGTGACCTGAAGTCACTCAAACCCAACAATATGTCTATTCAGAAATGAGGGGTGATGAAGATCAATTATACACCTAAATCATCCTTGAAGTAATGGTTTTATCATAAGGGTTCAATACAggctcattttaaaatgtaaacttgatttttttcaattagttttttcagttttcactATTGGGAATAAGAAAATTTTCTGGagcaaaaattgatttaaaaaaaaatagcagtttgGGTATCGTTTGCCTTCCATGCCATATTTATCCCTTAGAGATAAATATGGGTAGAATAAAAATATGACCTAAACAATGCTAATCCAAATGATAAAGGGCATATTTTATtaccaaaattttatttaatatttactttttttaatactAAAGGCTTTGTGGGTACTGAAAGATCAATGAAGTTTTCAAAATTACCCAACATTTCAAGGAGGAATTTCATTAGTGAGGTTATTTCATTTACTGATTATTTTGTCATAGATGCAACCTTTGCAAAGTTGGGTAGAAGTTCCTACCTTCCTTGATATGACAAATCTGAGTCCTTCACCATTATATCAGATGTTTTTAGTTTATATTGTAGATGTGGTCCTGGAAAATTTCAAGTCGAGCATTTTTAAGGAAATCCTTTAAAATGTAAGAGGGAACTTAGAAATAAAATCACCAATAAATTCCTTATGATACGAACAAGCCTATACATCCCAGCTTTTATAGGACTGATATTTCTTGTGTCAGATTTTCATAAAGAAGGATGGAAGTGATCACAagcctgggtttttttttcccttaatattATAAACGAAGTTACAAGACACTGTTCTCAAATGCCATATGTCTTCCTTTCAGTTGTTTAGAACTATTTCTAAGGATCTAACACAAGAGCAGATGAGCCACACTGGCTGGATTTGGGGATaattggattttcttttctcttcacaAAAATTATGCATGCCTGGAAAGAACGGTAAGAATAAACTTCAACCAATGCCTACTAATTACCATCAGTTAGGGCCTGGCTTTTGAAATctgatttaagaaagaaaaaaaaaaatgaaattaagcctCAGGTTTGGCTGATAGAAACCTGTAATGTGTAAGCAGTGATGGGGGAAGCCAGGCCTTAAGGAGGCTAGACTTTGGGCCAAACCCAACTGACGTTTCTCATCCTTGTTTATTTTGTTACTTGACATGATTCAACTCATTAAGGATTTCAGAGGTCCAAGGGAAAGTCCTTCTACTTTGCCAAGGCATCCTTAGTTGGAATCCCATTATCTCTCATGATCCGAGACAGGGATTTCCTCCTACTCAGTTCTGAGTAATTATGTGTAAGCAAACCCTTGGTGTTCTTGCAGAGTGACTGTGCGGCATGGATGGTTCACCATGAATCATTCATGTGGCAGGCGTCTTCAACGAGAGGGTAAGGAGAGATAACATTGATTTGCTGTGTTTAGATGAAGTATGGCTTTCTCATTCATCTCATTTGCTTCATCAGAGCTGATGCTTATTCTTGTAAACTATACCCTCCCCTAAAATGATTACAGGAAGAGAGAACAAGTAGATTCAATCAGTTCTTCCTGCTTTACCAAGTCTAATTTAGATTTCGCTGTAGGAAATGCTGCTTCCTTCTTTCAGAAATCTCTatcttttctcttcctgtcctctctCCATTTCTCCTGCCCCAACCAATGAAACAAATtggttttcaatttctttaagaAGTGGCATTTTTTCCTAAAGTCTGCATTTTCTATTTCAAATGTTTAAAGTGTACCTCTTTTACTTTTGGCAGGGGGTGCAATAGATTTCTCTGATAAAAGCACCTTCTTCCAGAACAACTCAGCTAACCACATATTCACGAGTGACATACACCTTTTGGAGGGTTGCAGTCTGAGGTCATCTATGGAGCCTTCCATCACACCTGCCTCCCACGCCAACAATGTCAAggtacagtcagttcagtcgcgtagtcatatctgactctttgtgaccccatgaactgtagcatactaggcttccctgtctatcaccaacttctggagcttgctcaaactcatgtccatcgagttggtgatgccatccaaccatctcatcgtctgtcatccccttctccttctgcgttcaatctttcccagcatcagggtcttttccaaggagtcaaatctttgcataagatggccaaagtagtggagcttcagcttcagcatcagtccttccaatgaatattcaggactgatttcctttaggattgactggttggatctccttgtagtccaagggattctcaagagtcttctccaaaaccacagttcaaaaacatcaattcttcagcattcagctttctttatagtccaactctcacatccatacatgactactagaaaaaccatagctttgactagatggacctttgttggcaaagtaaagtttctgcttttgaatatgctgcctaggttggtcatagcttttctttcaaggagcaagtcttttaacttcatggctgcatcaccatctgcagtggttttggagctgtcacggtttccactgtttccccatctatttgccatgaagtgatgggactggatgccataatttagtttttcaaatgttgagttgtaagccagctttctcactctcctctttcactttcatcaagaggctcttcagttcctcttcactttatgccataagggtggtatcatctgcatatctgaggttattgatatttctcctggcaatcttgattccagcttgtgcttcatccagcctggcatttcgcaggatgtactctgaatgtaagttaaataagcagggtgacaatatgcagccttgagcTACTCCTTTCCTGaaatggaaccagtctgttgttccatgtccggttctaactgttgcttcttgacctgcatacagatttctcaggaggcaggtaaggtggtctggtattcccatctcttgaagaattttccatagtttgttgtgatctacacagtcaaacaATTTAGTGCtatgaataaagcagaagtagatgttattctggaattctcttgctttttctatgatccaatggatgttggcaatttgatctctggatcctctgccttttctaaatccagcttgaacatctttaagttcatagttcacatactgttgaagcttggcttggagaattttgaagattactttgctagtgtgtgagataagtgcaattgtccagtagtttgaacagtctttggcattgcctttcattgggattggaatgaacactgaccttttccagtcctgtggccattgctgagttttccaaatttggtggcatattgagtgcagcactttcatagcatcatcttttaggatttgaaattgctcaactggaattccatcacctccactaggttttcgtagtgatgcttcctaaggcccacttgactttgcattctgggatgtctggctctaggtgagagatcacaccattgtggttaacTGGGTcctaaagatcttttttgtatcattcctctgtgtattcttgccacctcttcctaatatcttctgattctgttaggtccctaccatttctgtcctttatcgagcccatctttgcatgaaatgtgcccttggtatctctaattttcttgaagagatctctagtctttcccattctattgttttcctctatttctttgcactgatcactgaggaaggctttctaatctctccttgctgttctttggaactctccattcaaatgggtatgtctttccttttctcctttgcttttacttctttccttttctcagctatttataaggcctcctcagacaaccattttgcctttttgcatttctttttattcgggatggtgttgatcactgcatcctgtacaatgtcacaaacctccattcatagttcttcaggcactctgtctatcagatcaaatcccttgaatctgtacACCCCTGCTCTAATCATCCCAGTAATGTATCCCACCCAGATTTGCAGGCCGTGGG contains the following coding sequences:
- the LOC129624595 gene encoding uncharacterized protein LOC129624595 isoform X9, with the protein product MPGKNGGAIDFSDKSTFFQNNSANHIFTSDIHLLEGCSLRSSMEPSITPASHANNVKYCSPEEKFSNGYRWGSRTRRSNCNQDVLWIRDHLQLYIKKIWPKSTLEIYK
- the LOC129624595 gene encoding uncharacterized protein LOC129624595 isoform X10 yields the protein MPGKNGGAIDFSDKSTFFQNNSANHIFTSDIHLLEGCSLRSSMEPSITPASHANNVKYCSPEEKFSNGYRWGSRTRRSNCNQDVLWIRERKSCEISATLTQ
- the LOC129624595 gene encoding uncharacterized protein LOC129624595 isoform X8; its protein translation is MPGKNGGAIDFSDKSTFFQNNSANHIFTSDIHLLEGCSLRSSMEPSITPASHANNVKYCSPEEKFSNGYRWGSRTRRSNCNQDVLWIRGTDSMESKGLQYIRQGNIIAWNVNMY